CTGAAATTTTTCCTCATGAGAGTTTTGACCATCCATTTGTAAAAGATTACTATAATGGAATTAGTAAAAAAGAAGCTGAGAGCAGGATTAAAATGATGCTTCAGAAAACTAAAGACAACAAATTAGCCTTAACTTCTAAAAAGGCTTGGTGGAAATTTTGGCGATAATAAGTTGTTTTTGCGATAACTGTATAGGCTTGTTCTGAAATAGGTTGGAGTAAAAAAGTTTATAAAACAACAACATTGCATGTTTGCAAGTTATAAAGTATCTTTGCGCCTTAATTCGAAAATCTAAATATGAATAAATTACTGATTGTTGGAACAGTTGCTTTCGACGCTATAGAAACTCCTTTCGGGAAGACAGATAAAATTTTAGGGGGAGCAGGAACTTATATCGGATTGTCCGCTTCGTTTTTTAACCTTAAATCTGCCATAGTTTCTGTTGTGGGTGATGATTTTCCTCAAGAGTATTTGGATTTGCTGACAGCAAGAAATATTGACATTTCAGGATTGGAAATCGTAAAAGGAGGCAAGACTTTCTTTTGGAGCGGACGCTACCATAACGATCTTAATTCCAGAGATACATTAGATACACAATTAAACACATTGGCCGATTTTCAGCCAAAAGTTCCTCAGGATTTCAAAGATGCTGATGTTGTAATGTTGGGCAACCTGCACCCGTTGGTTCAGGCAAGTGTTTTGGATCAGATGGAGAAGAAACCAAAATTGGTTGTGTTGGATACGATGAATTTTTGGATGGATTGCGCACTGCCGGAATTACTGGAAATAATGAAGCGTGTTGATGTGATTACAATCAACGACGAAGAAGCAAGACAGCTTACAGGGGAATATTCTTTGGTAAAAGCGGCAGCAAAAATTCACACAATGGGTCCGGAATATGTCGTAATTAAAAAAGGCGAACATGGAGCATTACTTTTCCATGGTAAAGAAATTTTCTTTGCACCGGCATTGCCATTGGAAGAAGTTTTTGACCCGACCGGAGCGGGAGATACGTTTGCAGGTGGATTTGCAGGATATATTACGCAGAGTGAAAACATATCTTTCAAAAACATGAAAAATGCAATTATCTACGGTTCGAACCTGGCTTCTTTCTGTGTCGAAAAATTCGGGACGCAAAGAATGGAAAAACTGAGCAAAACTGAAGTGCAGGAAAGACTGCAACAGTTTAAGGCCCTCACCCAGTTCGATATTGTATTGGAAGAATAGCGGATAAGACCGAAGCCTCATGATGGGGCTTTTTTTTATTTATATAATAAAGTTTTTATGCCATATAAACTTTATAACTGCCACAAAGACTTGAAAAACAAATTGGTACAAGAATTGCTTTAATAACACGACAACTACAACAACACAACAACACAATGAGCGACGCTTTAAAACACGAGTGTGGTATAGCCCTTTTAAGATTGAAAAAACCGTTAGAGTTTTATAAAGAAAAATACGGTTCGGCTTTTTATGGAGTACAGAAAATGTATCTCCTGATGGAAAAGCAACACAACAGAGGACAGGATGGAGCAGGTTTTGCCAGTATCAAATTTGATGTTGAGCCGGGCGAAAGATATATCAGCCGTGTCAGATCCAATGACCCACAACCGATTCAGGATGTTTTTGCCCAAATCAATGCCCGCATTAATGACGAATTATCCAATCATCCGGAATATGCCGAAAGCGTAGCGCTTCAGAAAAAAAATATACCTTATATAGGAGAGCTTTTTTTGGGCCATGTGCGTTACGGAACTTTCGGAAAAAACAGTATAGAAAGCGTACACCCGTTCCTGCGCCAGAACAACTGGATGCATAGAAATCTTATTGTAGCCGGAAACTTCAACATGACCAATGTAAAGGAACTTTTCGACAGTCTTGTAGAATTGGGGCAGCATCCAAAAGAAATGGCAGATACTGTTACTGTAATGGAAAAAATAGGTCACTTTCTGGATGATGAAGTGACAGGTCTTTATCAGGATTGTAAAAATGAAGGGTTTTCCAAAAGAGATGCTTCTCCGGTTATAGCTGAAAGGCTTGATGTTGCCAAAATACTCCGCAGAGCTTCAAAAGGCTGGGATGGCGGTTATGCAATGGCAGGTCTTTTTGGACATGGAGATGCTTTTGTTTTCAGAGATCCGGCAGGAATTCGTCCGGCCTATTTTTATGAAGACGATGAAATTACAGTAGTAGCTTCAGAAAGACCGGTAATCCAGACGGTTTTTAACGTGTCGTTTGACAAAGTACAGGAACTTGATCCGGGTCATGCTTTAATTATCAAGAAAAACGGTAAAGTATCCAAAGAAGAAATTATTGCTCCGGTAGAAAAGAAAGCCTGCTCCTTTGAAAGGATTTATTTCTCCAGAGGCAGCGATGCGGAAATCTATCAGGAAAGAAAAGATTTAGGAAAACTGATTCTTCCTGCCGTGCTGGAAGCAATTGATCAGGACACTGACAACACGGTTTTCTCCTATATTCCAAATACGGCAGAAACCTCTTTCTACGGAATGGTGGAAGCTGCACAGGATTTTCTTAACCAGAGAAAAAACAATTACATACTCGAAAATAGGAATACGCTAACTAAGGAAACGCTGCAACAGTTGCTTGCCGTTAAAATACGTACAGAAAAAGTAGCTATCAAAGATGCCAAACTGCGAACGTTTATTACGGAAGACAGCAGCCGTGACGATTTGGTTGCCCATGTTTATGATGTTACCTATGGCGTAATTAAGCCGGAGGATAACCTTGTTATTATCGACGACAGTATTGTAAGGGGAACCACGCTAAAGAAAAGTATCCTAAAAATGATGGACAGGCTGAATCCTAAAAAGATTGTCATTGTGTCTTCAGCGCCACAAATCCGCTATCCGGACTGTTATGGTATCGATATGGCCAAGCTGGAAGGTCTGGTGGCTTTTCAGGCGGCTTTAGAGCTCTTGAAAGAAAGAAACCTGTATCATATAGTAGATGAAGTCTATGCCAAATGTAAGGCACAGGAAAACTTTAAGGATATAGATGTGATCAATTATGTCAATGAAATATATGCTCCGTTTCAGCCGGAGGAAATCTCAGACAAGATTGCACAAATGTTGAGTTCGGAAGGCATAAAGGCAGAAGTAAAGATTATTTTCCAATCGGTCGAAAACCTTCATGTTGCCTGTCCTAAAAATCTGGGCGATTGGTATTTTACAGGAAATTATCCAACACCGGGAGGAAACAGGGTAGTCAACAGAGCCTTCATGAATTTTTATGAAGGAAAAGATTCGAGAGCATACTAAAATCAGACAAAATAATGCAGTTGGTCGACTTTATGAAATAGTTAATCTATTTAATTTTGTCTGTTGGCGCAAATTATCATATATTTGGAGGACCATAGCATTAGTAGGTTAAGTTTATGGTAGATTTGGGGCAAAAAGGGTGGAAGCAATTCCGCCTTTTTTATTTTATATACTTCTTATTGCCCCAATATATAGGTTTTTATGTTGTCGAAAGCCCTTTTTTAACAAATTTCCGCACTTTATCGATTATTTGTACGCTTTAACAGAAATAATTGCAGGGCAAAACAAATGCCCTTACTTTCGTAGGACCATAGCATTAGTAGGTTAAGTTTATGGTAGATTTGGGGCAAAAAGGGTGGAAGCAATTCCGCCTTTTTTATTTTTACAAACCTCTGTAAAAAATAAAAACGCCCTGAACAGTCAGGACGTTTTCTCGTTAAAATAAGGGGGAAAATATTATTTCTCCATAGCATATCTTCTCGCAACCTCTTCCCAATTAATTACATTGAAAAAAGCCTCGATATAATCAGGTCTTCTGTTTTGATAATTCAGGTAATAAGCATGTTCCCAAACATCCATTCCTAAAATTGGAGTACCTCCGCAACCTACGTCCGGCATTAAAGGGTTGTCCTGGTTAGGAGTACCGCAAACCTCCAATTTACCGCCTTTGTGAACACAAAGCCAGGCCCATCCTGAACCAAATTGCGTAGCTCCTGCTTTTGAGAATTTAGCCTTAAACTCTTCAAAAGTTCCAAAATCTTTTTCAATGGCATCCAAAAGGTCACCCTTTGGAAGTCCGCCACCGTTTGGAGACATTACCTTCCAGAATAAATTGTGGTTGTAGTAGCCGCCGCCATTATTTCTAACAGCCGCATTCTTTTTGTCAAGATTGATAAGGATGTTTTCAATAGTCAAACCATCTAGGTCAGTGCCTTGAATAGCCGCGTTCAGGTTAGTTGTGTAAGCATTATGGTGCTTTGTATGGTGGATTTCCATTGTTCTAGCATCGATATGCGGTTCCAGTGCATCATAAGCATACGGTAATTTTGGTAATTCAAAAGCCATAATATATATTTTTATTCAGATTAATAAATATTTTATTCAAATTTAAACATTTAACTTTGGAATAAGAAATACTATTTTGTTATAATTATATTAGGGAAAATGATAATATCCTAGAAAACACAGGGAATCAAGTAAAAAACTGTATTTTTCAAAAGGAAATTATGTAATTTAATAACAAAAAGATACAAAACAGTGGAAAACCAAATATCAAAACAAACAGATTTGTTTATTCTATAAATGCAAAAAACCGCATTCACATTATATGACGCCTCAGCCGGGTCCGGAAAAACTTTTACGCTGGTAAAAGAATACCTGAAAATACTCCTGACATCACCCAAAAATGATGCTTACAGGAATATCCTTGCCATTACCTTTACCAATAAAGCCGTAGGCGAGATGAAAAGCAGGATTGTTTCCAGCCTTTCAGAATTTGCCAAAGACGAACCCGGTCCAAAAGCGGTGGAGCTCATGGAGGTCATACAGCAGGAAACCGCGTTGAATGCCATTGATATTAAAATAAAAGCCAGGCAGATTATCAAAAATATCATCCATAATTATGCCTCGTTTGATATTTCCACAATAGACAAGTTTACCCATAAGGTTATTCGCGCCTTTGCACATGACCTGGGTCTGCCTATCACTTTTGACGTTTCTTTAGAAACCGATAATCTTTTGACGGAAGCCGTAGATGCTATCATCGCACAAGCCGGAGAAGACGAGACGCTCACCAGGCTTCTGGTCGATTTTACGATGGAAAAAACCGATGATGACAAAAGCTGGGACGTGACAAGAGAAATTCTTGACACCGGAAAGCTGCTGCTCAATGAGAATAACAGGAATGAAATTGTCCATTTTCAGGACAAGACAATTTCAGAATTCGTAGAAATAAAAAAGAAAATCCAACAGGTAGTTACAGACCTTGATGCAGAATGTGCCGTTTTGGCACAAGAAGCCATTGCTGTAATAACGGCAGCGGGAGTAGATGAAAAATCCTTTTCAGGAGGTTATTTTCCCAAACACCTGCAAAGCATCAAAGAAGGCAGGTTCAATGCGAAAAATAAAACCTATCACGAAGCCGAAGACATTAAAATAAATAAGACGGCAAAAGACAAGGAAATTATTGAAGGTATCATTCCCGAACTGCTTTCCCTTTTAGAACGGGTTTATAAAAATCAGGAAAAAATGGCCTTTTATATGGCTTTCCTGAAAAATATCACACCGCTGTCATTGCTCAATACGGTAAGCCAGGAATTGTCAAAAATTCAGAAAGAGCAGAACATCCTGTCGATTTCGGAGTTTAATGCCATTATCTACAAAGAAATACAGAATCAGCCGGCGCCTTTTATCTACGAAAGGCTGGGTGAAAAATACAAGCACTTTTTTATTGATGAATTTCAGGATACTTCCGAAATGCAATGGCAGAATCTTATTCCGCTAATTGACAATGCGCTTTCCAGTGAAGATTTGCAGGGAGAAAGAGGCTCGCTAATGATTGTAGGCGATCCAAAACAATCTATTTACCGTTGGCGTGGCGGTAAGGCAGAACAGTTTATCGAATTGAGCAAAGAACATAATCCGTTTAACAATCCGGATAAGAAAATTGAACATCTGGACAGGAATTTCAGAAGCTATTCAGAAATCATTCAGTTCAATAACGGATTTTTCAAGATGATATCGGAACAGTTTACCAATCCGGATTATAAAAATCTTTATGAAAACCATAGCCATCAGGAACATAACTCCAAAATTGGCGGTTATATCAATATTTCCTTTCTACCTAAAATTGAAAAAACGGAAGGTGACGACGAAGAAACCCCAGACAAAACCAGACAGTATGTACAGGCGACACTGGTTGCCATCAAAAAATCGCTTGCACAAGGATTTGAGTACAAAGACATAGCTATACTGACAAGAAGGCGCGATCAGGGAATAGCCGTGGCCGGATATCTGACAGAGCAGGGAATACCTATTCTTTCTTCTGAAACCCTGATGATTGAAAACGCTACCGAAGTCATCTTCATACTGAATGTGCTCCGATATCTGAACAACAGCAGCAATCTTGAAGCAAAAGCCTATTTGCTACAATATATAGGAGAATATGTACAGAAACAATTGCCGGTTCATGACTTTATTTTCCAGGGTATGGAAAACAGAAATGAAAAAGAGTTCGAAAATTGGCTGATGTCGTTTGATATTTCGCTATCGTTTCAGGAGCTTAGAAGAAAGTCGTTGTATGAAGCCGTAGAAAGCATCATATCAAAGTTTATAAATCTGAAACAGAACAATGCCTACATTCAGTATTTTCTTGATTTGGTTTTGGAAAGAGATATCAAAAACCAGGCAGGTATTACAGATTTTCTTTCCTATTGGGAGAAAAATGGCCATAAATTCAGTATTCCGTCTCCTGAAGGAAAAAATGCAGTTCGTATCCTGACCATCCACAAATCCAAAGGATTGGAGTTTCCGGTAGTAATTTTTCCGTTTGCGGAAGAAGATTATTCCAGACGTCCTAAAGACAAATTATGGCTGGACAGTGAAGATAATATTTCTGAATTGCCAAGGGTGTTGATTGATAACAGTAGCGCCGTTGAAGGTTTTGGAGAAGAAGCGTCTTTAGTCTATCAGCAAAAAAAACAGGAAGATTTGCTTGACAATGTCAACGTGCTCTATGTGGCGCTGACCCGTGCCGAAGAACAGCTTTATATTATTTCAAGCATGAACCTTTCTGCAAAAGGAGAATTGCCTAAAAATAACATGGCGCTTTTTTTTATAAATTATCTCGAAAAATTCGTTGGTTTCGACATCCAAAAACACGAATATGAAATTGGAAGCCCGGAAAGAATATCCCGTAAAAGTCCAATCGGGGAAGAGGCCCGAAAAATTCCTTTTGTCAGGGAAGTGCTGGACCCCAAAAACATAAAGATTGCCCAGCGTGAATCCTTAATGTGGGGAACACATCAGCAAAAAGCTATTGAATATGGGAATATTGTCCATGAAATACTTTCCTATATCGGAAACGCTTCCGATGTCGGGCTGGCACTCACCAAAGCAATAGAAAACGGACTGATAGTTGAAAGCCAGCAAGAAGAGGTGGCCAAAACCATTTCCCTGATACTGGGCCATCCGGAACTTATGGATTATTTTGCAGAAGGCAATAATGTCATGAATGAGCAAACTATTATCCGGAAAGAAGGAACGCCTATCAAGCCGGACAGAATGGTTATGGCGCAAGATAATAAAGTATACCTGCTCGACTATAAAACGGGTTCTCACAACCAGAAATACCTGCAGCAGTTGGAAGCCTACGAACAGGCAATAGAAAAAATGGGATATCAGGTAGCCAAAAAAGCATTAGTGTATATTGGAGAAGAAGTAAATGTAGTAAATTTGTAAAATCAGGAACAGCCAAATATCGGGCAATACCTGGCATCGAACAATAAAAACCAAATACAGAAAATATGTACGGAAAAATCCAGCAATATCTGCAAGAAGAATTGCAAACCATAGAAGACAATGGGATTTTCAAAAAAGAAAGAATAATTACTTCGCCTCAAGGAGCAGAAATCACAATTTCGACAGGAGAAAAAGTATTGAACTTCTGCGCCAATAACTATCTCGGACTATCGTCGCATCCGGAAGTGGTTCAGGCAGCCAAAGATGCTTTGGATACACACGGTTTCGGAATGTCGTCCGTTCGCTTTATCTGCGGAACACAGGACATCCACAAAACTTTGGAAAAAAAGATAGCCGATTTCTACGGAACCGAAGATACTATCTTATATGCCGCAGCGTTTGACGCTAACGGAGGTGTTTTCGAACCTTTATTCGGTGAAAATGATGCGATTATATCCGATTCTTTAAACCATGCCTCCATTATAGACGGTGTCCGTTTGTGCAAGGCCGCACGTTACCGTTATGAAAACAGTAACATGGAAGACCTGGAGCAGCAGCTAATCAAAGCAAATGAAGCCGGCCATCGTTTTAAGATTATCGTTACTGACGGTGTTTTCTCTATGGACGGATTAGTGGCGCCATTAGACAAGATTTGTGACCTGGCAGATAAATATGATGCTTTGGTAATGGTAGACGAATGCCATGCTGCAGGATTTATAGGAGCCACAGGAAAAGGAACCCTGGAGGCCAAAGGTGTGATGGGAAGAGTGGACATCGTTACGGGAACACTCGGAAAAGCTTTGGGTGGTGCTATGGGCGGTTACACAACAGCCAAAAAAGAAATCATTGAACTGTTGCGCCAACGTTCAAGACCTTATTTGTTTTCAAATTCTTTGGCGCCTTCAATCGTAGGTGCGTCAATCAAGGTTTTTGAACTTTTAGAAAAAGATACTACTTTGAGAGATAAGCTGGAATGGAATACCAATTACTTTAAAAAAGGAATGAAAGAAGCCGGTTTTGATATCATAGATGGAGATTCTGCCATTGTTCCTGTAATGCTTTATGATGCCAAATTATCACAAAATATGGCCAATGAATTGTTAAAAGAAGGAATTTATGTAATAGGATTTTTCTTTCCGGTTGTGCCAAGAGACAAAGCGAGGATTCGTGTACAAC
This portion of the Flavobacterium lindanitolerans genome encodes:
- a CDS encoding PfkB family carbohydrate kinase, encoding MNKLLIVGTVAFDAIETPFGKTDKILGGAGTYIGLSASFFNLKSAIVSVVGDDFPQEYLDLLTARNIDISGLEIVKGGKTFFWSGRYHNDLNSRDTLDTQLNTLADFQPKVPQDFKDADVVMLGNLHPLVQASVLDQMEKKPKLVVLDTMNFWMDCALPELLEIMKRVDVITINDEEARQLTGEYSLVKAAAKIHTMGPEYVVIKKGEHGALLFHGKEIFFAPALPLEEVFDPTGAGDTFAGGFAGYITQSENISFKNMKNAIIYGSNLASFCVEKFGTQRMEKLSKTEVQERLQQFKALTQFDIVLEE
- a CDS encoding amidophosphoribosyltransferase; the encoded protein is MSDALKHECGIALLRLKKPLEFYKEKYGSAFYGVQKMYLLMEKQHNRGQDGAGFASIKFDVEPGERYISRVRSNDPQPIQDVFAQINARINDELSNHPEYAESVALQKKNIPYIGELFLGHVRYGTFGKNSIESVHPFLRQNNWMHRNLIVAGNFNMTNVKELFDSLVELGQHPKEMADTVTVMEKIGHFLDDEVTGLYQDCKNEGFSKRDASPVIAERLDVAKILRRASKGWDGGYAMAGLFGHGDAFVFRDPAGIRPAYFYEDDEITVVASERPVIQTVFNVSFDKVQELDPGHALIIKKNGKVSKEEIIAPVEKKACSFERIYFSRGSDAEIYQERKDLGKLILPAVLEAIDQDTDNTVFSYIPNTAETSFYGMVEAAQDFLNQRKNNYILENRNTLTKETLQQLLAVKIRTEKVAIKDAKLRTFITEDSSRDDLVAHVYDVTYGVIKPEDNLVIIDDSIVRGTTLKKSILKMMDRLNPKKIVIVSSAPQIRYPDCYGIDMAKLEGLVAFQAALELLKERNLYHIVDEVYAKCKAQENFKDIDVINYVNEIYAPFQPEEISDKIAQMLSSEGIKAEVKIIFQSVENLHVACPKNLGDWYFTGNYPTPGGNRVVNRAFMNFYEGKDSRAY
- a CDS encoding superoxide dismutase; this translates as MAFELPKLPYAYDALEPHIDARTMEIHHTKHHNAYTTNLNAAIQGTDLDGLTIENILINLDKKNAAVRNNGGGYYNHNLFWKVMSPNGGGLPKGDLLDAIEKDFGTFEEFKAKFSKAGATQFGSGWAWLCVHKGGKLEVCGTPNQDNPLMPDVGCGGTPILGMDVWEHAYYLNYQNRRPDYIEAFFNVINWEEVARRYAMEK
- a CDS encoding UvrD-helicase domain-containing protein, producing the protein MQKTAFTLYDASAGSGKTFTLVKEYLKILLTSPKNDAYRNILAITFTNKAVGEMKSRIVSSLSEFAKDEPGPKAVELMEVIQQETALNAIDIKIKARQIIKNIIHNYASFDISTIDKFTHKVIRAFAHDLGLPITFDVSLETDNLLTEAVDAIIAQAGEDETLTRLLVDFTMEKTDDDKSWDVTREILDTGKLLLNENNRNEIVHFQDKTISEFVEIKKKIQQVVTDLDAECAVLAQEAIAVITAAGVDEKSFSGGYFPKHLQSIKEGRFNAKNKTYHEAEDIKINKTAKDKEIIEGIIPELLSLLERVYKNQEKMAFYMAFLKNITPLSLLNTVSQELSKIQKEQNILSISEFNAIIYKEIQNQPAPFIYERLGEKYKHFFIDEFQDTSEMQWQNLIPLIDNALSSEDLQGERGSLMIVGDPKQSIYRWRGGKAEQFIELSKEHNPFNNPDKKIEHLDRNFRSYSEIIQFNNGFFKMISEQFTNPDYKNLYENHSHQEHNSKIGGYINISFLPKIEKTEGDDEETPDKTRQYVQATLVAIKKSLAQGFEYKDIAILTRRRDQGIAVAGYLTEQGIPILSSETLMIENATEVIFILNVLRYLNNSSNLEAKAYLLQYIGEYVQKQLPVHDFIFQGMENRNEKEFENWLMSFDISLSFQELRRKSLYEAVESIISKFINLKQNNAYIQYFLDLVLERDIKNQAGITDFLSYWEKNGHKFSIPSPEGKNAVRILTIHKSKGLEFPVVIFPFAEEDYSRRPKDKLWLDSEDNISELPRVLIDNSSAVEGFGEEASLVYQQKKQEDLLDNVNVLYVALTRAEEQLYIISSMNLSAKGELPKNNMALFFINYLEKFVGFDIQKHEYEIGSPERISRKSPIGEEARKIPFVREVLDPKNIKIAQRESLMWGTHQQKAIEYGNIVHEILSYIGNASDVGLALTKAIENGLIVESQQEEVAKTISLILGHPELMDYFAEGNNVMNEQTIIRKEGTPIKPDRMVMAQDNKVYLLDYKTGSHNQKYLQQLEAYEQAIEKMGYQVAKKALVYIGEEVNVVNL
- the kbl gene encoding glycine C-acetyltransferase, giving the protein MYGKIQQYLQEELQTIEDNGIFKKERIITSPQGAEITISTGEKVLNFCANNYLGLSSHPEVVQAAKDALDTHGFGMSSVRFICGTQDIHKTLEKKIADFYGTEDTILYAAAFDANGGVFEPLFGENDAIISDSLNHASIIDGVRLCKAARYRYENSNMEDLEQQLIKANEAGHRFKIIVTDGVFSMDGLVAPLDKICDLADKYDALVMVDECHAAGFIGATGKGTLEAKGVMGRVDIVTGTLGKALGGAMGGYTTAKKEIIELLRQRSRPYLFSNSLAPSIVGASIKVFELLEKDTTLRDKLEWNTNYFKKGMKEAGFDIIDGDSAIVPVMLYDAKLSQNMANELLKEGIYVIGFFFPVVPRDKARIRVQLSAAHTKEHLDAAIQAFTTVGKRLNVI